One window of Mobula hypostoma chromosome 30, sMobHyp1.1, whole genome shotgun sequence genomic DNA carries:
- the LOC134339819 gene encoding cdc42 effector protein 2-like isoform X3 has product MSAKPPVPLKWGSYRGKKKPREALSSEMISPPLGDFRHTIHIGSRGADDVFGDLSFLEGKLHLLPGRLSDLRPRPPPSSSAELGRTASLREGDHLPLSPLLQNAVSLPALGGPRAPPKPPRLHLDSKDSESREKEPAGRAETSGENRISKKVPAARAEALLPHAVSLLSLQLDLGPSILDDILEVMEQKKDLPPEVADLVQEPGSRCEILSSE; this is encoded by the coding sequence ATGTCGGCCAAGCCTCCCGTCCCCTTGAAGTGGGGCAGCTACAGGGGCAAGAAGAAACCCCGCGAGGCCCTGAGCTCGGAGATGATCAGCCCGCCCCTGGGGGACTTCAGGCACACCATCCACATCGGGAGCCGAGGGGCGGACGACGTCTTCGGCGACCTCTCCTTCCTCGAGGGGAAACTGCACCTGCTGCCCGGGCGGCTGAGCGATCTCCGGCCCCGGCCCCCGCCCTCCTCGTCCGCCGAACTGGGCAGGACGGCCAGCCTCCGCGAAGGCGATCACCTCCCCCTGTCGCCCCTGCTGCAGAACGCCGTCTCCTTGCCGGCCCTCGGGGGACCCCGGGCTCCCCCTAAACCACCCAGGCtccacctggacagcaaagacagTGAGAGCCGGGAGAAGGAGCCGGCGGGCCGGGCGGAGACCTCGGGGGAGAACCGCATCAGCAAGAAGGTCCCGGCGGCCCGGGCGGAGGCCTTGCTCCCCCACGccgtctccctcctctccctacaGTTGGACCTCGGGCCCTCGATACTGGACGACATCCTCGAGGTTATGGAGCAGAAGAAGGACTTGCCGCCCGAGGTGGCCGACCTGGTTCAGGAGCCGGGATCCAGGTGCGAGATCCTCTCCTCCGAGTAG
- the LOC134339819 gene encoding cdc42 effector protein 2-like isoform X2 — protein sequence MWPQSKRVHRHSITAARVTSAPFRDRAPRDSGAGEDREKGTIREPGERIPAPVSAEISGGRELTASGEGMSAKPPVPLKWGSYRGKKKPREALSSEMISPPLGDFRHTIHIGSRGADDVFGDLSFLEGKLHLLPGRLSDLRPRPPPSSSAELGRTASLREGDHLPLSPLLQNAVSLPALGGPRAPPKPPRLHLDSKDSESREKEPAGRAETSGENRISKKVPAARAEALLPHAVSLLSLQLDLGPSILDDILEVMEQKKDLPPEVADLVQEPGSRCEILSSE from the exons ATGTGGCCCCAATCCAAGAGAGTTCACCGACACAGTATCACAGCTGCGCGAGTAACGAGTGCTCCGTTCAGAGATCGTGCACCTCGGG ACTCGGGCGCCGGCGAGGACCGGGAGAAGGGAACCATTCGGGAACCCGGAGAGCGAATCCCCGCCCCCGTGTCTGCTGAGATCTCCGGGGGGAGAGAGCTGACAGCCTCTGGGGAGGGAATGTCGGCCAAGCCTCCCGTCCCCTTGAAGTGGGGCAGCTACAGGGGCAAGAAGAAACCCCGCGAGGCCCTGAGCTCGGAGATGATCAGCCCGCCCCTGGGGGACTTCAGGCACACCATCCACATCGGGAGCCGAGGGGCGGACGACGTCTTCGGCGACCTCTCCTTCCTCGAGGGGAAACTGCACCTGCTGCCCGGGCGGCTGAGCGATCTCCGGCCCCGGCCCCCGCCCTCCTCGTCCGCCGAACTGGGCAGGACGGCCAGCCTCCGCGAAGGCGATCACCTCCCCCTGTCGCCCCTGCTGCAGAACGCCGTCTCCTTGCCGGCCCTCGGGGGACCCCGGGCTCCCCCTAAACCACCCAGGCtccacctggacagcaaagacagTGAGAGCCGGGAGAAGGAGCCGGCGGGCCGGGCGGAGACCTCGGGGGAGAACCGCATCAGCAAGAAGGTCCCGGCGGCCCGGGCGGAGGCCTTGCTCCCCCACGccgtctccctcctctccctacaGTTGGACCTCGGGCCCTCGATACTGGACGACATCCTCGAGGTTATGGAGCAGAAGAAGGACTTGCCGCCCGAGGTGGCCGACCTGGTTCAGGAGCCGGGATCCAGGTGCGAGATCCTCTCCTCCGAGTAG